In the Pedobacter cryoconitis genome, AACATATGGTAAAACTGATTTCCGATCTGGTACTGTGCTTCATTCACACTTGTGTAATAATTAGGCAGATAAGTATAATTACCAAAACCATCCTGCTGCCCCGTAACACCGTAACTTAAACGCACTTTCAAATCAGAAAAGACTTTACTGTCTTTCAGGAATGATTCATCGATTGCTCTCCAGGTAAATCCTGCTGATGGAAAATAGCCCCATCTTCCAGCTTCACTAAATTTCGAAGACCCATCAGCACGCATGGTTCCTGATAAGATATACTTATCAGCAAAAGTGTATACTAAACGTCCATAATAGGATAACAATCGATTTTGCTGTCTATCAAAAGGAAACACTGGTACTTTTTGTACATTGCCAACTGCATTATAGTCAGTAAAATTATAAGTCGTAGTTGAGTTCTCATAGAAGCCATACCCAGCAGTTGCATTAATATTACTTCTGATGTCTTTCAAATCTTTAACGTAGCTAAAGAAAGCTTCAGCCACTTTGTTATGCTGAACTGCCTCATATTGTGTCGCCGTTCCTAAAGTTGCATTACTTTGTGCAGCATAGGCAGGAACTCTTACCGTTCCGTATCCTTTAGAAACATCGTACCCACCATTTACATTGAAATGCAATTCAGGTAAGAAATGGAAAGAGTAGTCTAGTCTTAAATTACCGAAACTTCTGTCTGCTTTACCATTATTCTCTTTTTCTTCAATTAATCCCAGCGGATTCTTAGGTGCATTAGGATTCAATTGCCCTGTAGAGCCTATCCATTCATAATATCCACCATAGGCATTGTTTACATACACTGGTTGTGTAGGATCAAACGAAATTGCATTAGATACAGCATCTGTATTTGCAAAACGTGTTTCGCTTAATGATCCTTTTAAATTTAAATCAACTTTCAGATGGTTGTCAAAGAAAGTAGGATTCAACGTAATTCCCGCAGTAGCTCTTGTCATACGATCGGTACGCAATAAACCCTTCTGATCAAGGTAACCACCAGATATCCTGTAAGGGACTTTTTTAAAGCTTCCGGAAATACTTAAATTATTATCTGTAGTAAATGCATTGTTATAAATTACATTCTGCCAGTCTGTATTGGCTGTTCCCAACAAGGCTTTCTGAGCAGCAGTACCATTTGTATTTACATAATCACGAATCTGATCTGCACTTAATACGCTGACCTTCTTAGCTACAGTCGCATAAGAATTCACGGTACTGAAATCAATTGAAAGTTCTCCTGATTTACCTTTTTTAGTAGTGATCAGAATAACCCCGTTAGAAGCCCTTGATCCATATATCGCAGTTGCATTTGCATCCTTCAATACGGTAAAAGTTTCAATATCATTCGGATTAATTAAGCTTAAAGGATTACTTACACCAGCTATTACATTACCACTTAACGCACCTACGGTCATATTGTTACCAAAAGGAACACCGTCAATAACGATCAAAGGATCATTACTTGCAGTCAGAGACGCGCCACCACGAATACGGATCACACTTCCTGATCCTGGCTGCCCTCCATTGGAAACGATAGACACACCAGCAACTTTACCTGCAATCAACTGCTCAGGAGAAGTAATATTTCCTGCCTGGAAGTCTTTGGAGCTTACGGTAGTAATTGATCCTGTCAGATCTTTTTTCTGTGTAGTACCATACCCGATCACGACTACTTCATTTAAGTTCTGTGCATCTGGCTTAAGAGAGAAGTTTGCGACTGTATTTCCCTTTACCGTAACGTCAAGATCAAGGGAGCTGTAACCAATATAGCTTGCTGTTAAGGTAACCGGACCATTAGGTACACCAACGATTTTGAAGTTCCCGGCTGCATCCGTACTAGCGCTTCTGCCCTGGCCTTTCACCAGTACCGAAGCTCCCGGAAGTCCAAGACCGGTTTCATCAATAATTTTACCAGTTATTGCACCGGTCTGTGCTTGTACTGCCAATGCTGAGATGGTTAAAACCAATAGCAGACAGTACCTCATCACGTAAAATACTTTCATATTTAATAACTTATTTAGGTTATATATTTGGATAATATAGACTGTGTATCACACACATCGTAAATTTACATTTGAGGATCATATTTCAAAATTTAATATCAAATAATTTTTTAACACAATATTTAATATCACAAAAAGGCAAAAACGCCTTAATAAATTCTACGTGTTTTTTCAATGCCACACTGCTATATGACTGTTCAAAAAACTGTAAATCAATAATTTAGATCAAATTTACACCCAATAAAAGTGTTTTTTTTACACTAAGTCTTTTTCAGACAGATTTCCGGGAACGATACCGGGAACGTTCCCGAAGAAAGAGAAGCTTATTAACAATAGCGACAGGAAAAAAAACTTAAATTCTGCGTATTTCAGGAGAACCCGGAAAATTTATGCTTAAAAAGCCTCGATTTAGTAACTGGAATTTAACGTTTTTTTAACGTCATCACAGCGGTAGAATTCCGCTTCATTAACTTAGAGTCAAGTACAATTTTTTCATTGACATTTACCGACTCCGGATGTTCCAGCATCTTGAATAAAAGCGAAGCTGCCTCCATCCCAATCGCTGTCGCTGGCTGAGTTACCGTCGTTAGGGACGGGTTTAAAAGCGGTGCAATTTCCAGGCTTGAAAAGCCTACAACCTTCACCTGATCGGGTATAGTAATTTCCAGATCATGACAAGCATAATAGGTGGCAAATGCCAAACGTTCAACCGAAGTAAAGACCCCATCGGGCTTTAGCTTTTTGAACATATCTTTCAGAATTACATTATTCCGTTTATAACTATTTGTACAATCCACAATGAGCCGGTCATCAAAAGGGATGTTATATTTTTCCAGTGCATCCAGATAACCCTGCATCCTGGTTTTACCAATGGACAAATTCTTATTGATAACCAGACATGCAATACGTTTACATCCCTGCTTAATCAAATGCTGAACGGCAGAAAAGCTACTATCATAATCATTGGTAATCACTCTTGGCGTAATAATATCCTCATAAACCCTATCAAAGAAAACCAGCGGTAACCTCTGCTGATTCAGCTCATTCAGGTAATTATGATCATTCGCCTCTCCCGATACCGACATAATAATCCCATCCGCACGTCCATTGTGTAAATGCCTGATAAAAGAAACTTCTTTCTCATAATCATCATCCGTTGCATAAATGAGGATATGGTATCCCCTGGCTCTGGCTACCCCTTCAATCCCATGAATTACTTGTGAAAAGAAATGATTGGCCAGCTCGGGTACAATAACTGCAATAGTTTTACTGCGCTGCTCCCTTAAATTACTCGCATAATGATTCGGCTGATAATTCAGCGCTTTGGCCGCAGCCAGAATCTTATCCTTAGTTTCCTTGCTAATATCACTATTATCCCGAAAGGCCCTGGATACAGTTGAAGTCGATAAATTAAGCGCTTTCGCCAGTTCTTTTATATTGATATTACGCATCTACGCCTCTGCAATTATTTTTTACAAGGTAAATATAACCGAAAATCGTTAACCTCTCCTAATTTAAATAGAGTTCCCCTTCCTGAGCCCTTTCTTTTTTAGAAGACAGAGCCCCAGTCCATTAGCTAACGATATAGCAGCCACAAATCAACCGAAAATAAGCCGAAAAAGAGCACAGAAACTCCCACTGTAACCCATTGACGATCAATGCACTAGGCCTACCTTGTTCAGACGTCATTCGGAGAGCTTTCACAGGCCCTAAACTTCATACCCAATCGCTATCGAACAACAACCAAACTTAAGGTGAATTATTTTTTTAAATAAAAAATAATTACTATACTATTACTTAATATTTACGTATATTGTTGAAACTAACCAGACAAGATTATGGTAATTTTACAGGAAGGATCTTTATTAGCAGGTATCAGAGGAAGAATAGGAAACATTGTGATCTATCAATGGAAGAATAAGGTATGTGCCCGCACATTACCTGCAAAGCCCCATAAAAAGAAGGTCAGAACGATTCCTCAGCAGGCACAAAATGGTAAAATGAAGGTATTGACTCCTTTTTTAAAAAATGTAAAGCCATTCCTGAGAACAGGATTTAAACATATAGCACAAGAACGGAACATTACTGCAAACAATGCCGCCAAATCTGTTAATCTGTTGCATGCGGTTAAGGGGGAATTCCCTAATCAGGAAATGAACTGGGATACTGTGTTAGTGGCAGACGGAGGGCTCCTTAAGCCCGAAAATGTAAAGGTTGTTCTAACCGAAAATGCCTTTAATTTCACTTGGGACGAGGATATTACAGCCACAGGCAATCCAAACGACAGAGCTATTATTTTATTGTATAACAAAAATTTCGGGCGTGTACATGCCAATTACAGCGGTGCACAAAGAGAGGAACTCAAACACACTTTTCCTATGAAACCCGGTTACATTAAGAATAACACTTATGAAGTATTCATCGCCTTTAAAGACATAATGAGCGATGAAGTTTCCAAAAGTGTGTATTGTGGGAGATTTACGAATTAAAAAATAGCCTATTTAGCGTCATCTATCGGTTCCCAAAGCTCAATCACGTTCCCTTCAGGATCGATTACATGGACAAATTTGCCATAATCATACTCCGCGATTTCATCAACAATCGTGACGTTCTCTTTTTTCAGTTCAGCTACCAGCTCAACGAGATTTTCCACCCTATAATTAATCATAAAGGGCTTGGTTGACGGATTGAAATATTTCGTATCCTGCGGAAACGTACTCCAGGTAGTCGAACCCTTTTTTGACGGATCATCAGCATCCCGCCACTCAAACGTTGTTCCGTATTCACCCGTAGCCAATCCCAGATTTTTGGCGTACCATTCATTCATCCCTTTCGGATCATCACATTTAAAAAATACCCCACCAAAGCCCGTTACTTTTTTCATAGCTAAGAATGTTTACGCTTAAAGAAATGATATAAAAATCAAAAAACTGTCTATTAAACTCCTTATAAACAACTTTCCATTAATTTCCATCTATTTCCGGACATTACCAAATCTATTTTTTTACCCCGCAATCCAGCAATAACTATCCCTACCTAACCATCCTGCAATAATTACCCCTACCTAACCATCCTGCAATAATTACCCCTACCTAACCCCACCCCAAATATGGAGATACCAGAAAAAAAACAATATACCAATGTGAGGACATTCGTTCCGAGCCCTCTTCGGGCGACGGCAATGTCGGCCAAACATTGGTATGTTGTTTTTTTTCGGAGGAACGACTTATTTATCCCACTTCCACTCCCCTGCAATCCTCAGCGGCTCCTCCAACTTATTCGCTCTCAAAAACCCCTTCAAATCCTCATCAGACTGCTTTCCAACCGGAAGGACCCCTGTATTAGCCAGCCCATAAGTTAACATTGCACTAAACCTTACCGTATTCTTTAAACCCTGCTCGTCCACTAACTTGAAACTATCCCCATCAGAATGATAAAACTGTCCGGAATGATTAGGCAGTTCCCCACCAGCACCACCACCCGTAGGAATCCCTTCTAACATAAACGGCTGATGATCACTATGCAACCACGCCCCAAAAACAAAAACATTCTTGAATCCTGTATCAATCTTTACAATCTCTTCACCCCAGCTTGTAAACAATCCCTTCATCTCTGCCCTGCTCGTTGCAAAACCCTTAGGATCGTTTGTCATATCATAATTCAGCATAAACTTCACCTTTCCTAAATCCCCCTTCTTCTCTGCCTGTGCGATATAAGCCTTAGAACCTAACAACCCCTGCTCTTCGCCCATAAACAAAATAAACTCTACAGTTCTTTTCGTTTTCAACTTCAGCGCCTTAAAAGACCTTGCCATATCCATCACTGCAAAAGAACCAATTCCATTATCGATTGCACCCGTAGCAAGATCCCAGCTATCCAGGTGCCCGCCAACTAAAATCTTTTCATCTGGTAAAGAATCACCCTTTAAAGTCGCAATTACATTTCTCGCTTTGATCATGCCCGAGAAATTCGTCATAGTCAAACTCGCAAACTGAGGTTTGGACTTCAACTCCTCCTTTAAACGCATTCCATCCTCCAGACCAATACAAACCGCAGGAATAGAAATCAACTTGCCAGTTACCGAAGCTGTTCCCGTCAATAACACTCCACCTTTAACACCGTTGATAATAATAATTCCAACAGCACCGTGGCTAATTGCAAGCGCCGTCTTCTCAGAACGGTGTAAAGAAGCAGTTCCCGCTGGCGATCCCGGTAATACCCCCAGATAAACCAAGGCAATCTTACCCTTCACTAAACCTGCATCTTTCGCATAATCACTCTCCAGACCATTACCCAAATCAACTAAACCTGCCGAAACAGCAGACTTAACCGGAGAATGTGCCAACGCTACAGAAGGAACAACTTTTAAAGAACCAGCCCCATTCCCTACTTTAGTCTCATTGCTGATCCTGCTCCAGCTCTCTACCTCGAAAGGCTGATAACGCACATCATATCCATAAGATTTAAATAAATTAAAAGCATATGCTTCTGCTTTGGCTCCATTTGCGGAACCAGTTAAACGGTGACCAATTGTTTCTGTAGCAGATTTCAAAGTGCCATAAGCCTTTGAATGTTCCTGTACATCCGCATTAATCTGACTAAAAGCTTTACCGAAATTATCCTGAGCATGTACAGAAACTGCAAGCCCGGCGAAAAAGAGAGAAAAAAGTATCTTCATGGAAATATATTTCGATTAAAATAAGCTTTTAATTAAAATATATCAGGACAAAAAGATACTGTATGGGAATTGTTACTTTTTACGCTCCGTAGTATAACGGACCAATTGTTCAAGGCCTGTTCTGGCTTCACTCTCTTCAAAAGTATATAAGATATCAAACGCTTCCTGCTGATACTGTGCCATTTTCTCATTGGCATAATGCACCCCCTGTTTCTCATTCACAAAATCAATGATCTGCTGTATTTTAGCAGGCTCATCATTGTGATTTTTTACCAGGTTGATCATTTTCTTTTTCTCCGTCTTATCCGCACGGTTTAAAGCATAAATTAAAGGGAGCGTAACTTTCTTTTCCTTAATATCTATCCCTAAAGGCTTACCCACATCGTCCGTTCCGAAGTCAAACGTATCATCCTTGATCTGGAAAGCAATACCGACCTTCTCTCCGAATAAACGCATTTTTTCGATCGTCTCATCGTCTGCACCAGCCGAAGCAGCACCACAAGCACAACAAGATGCAATCAGTGAAGCTGTCTTCTGACGGATCACATCAAAATAAAGCTCTTCCCCGATGTCCATTCTCCGCACTTTCTCAATCTGTAATAATTCACCCTCACTCATTTGCTTAACCGCTTCAGAAACGATTTGCAAAAGACGGAACTCATTGTTATTCACAGAAAGCAAAAGCCCTTTGGCCAGCAAATAATCACCAACCAAAACAGCAATCTTATTTTTCCATAAAGCATTGATAGAAAAGAAGCCCCTGCGCTCGTAAGCATTATCAACTACATCATCATGGACAAGCGTCGCAGTGTGTAATAATTCAACCAGGGCAGCACCACGATGTGTCGACTCAATAATCCCTCCGCAAAGTTTAGCGGCAAAGAAAACAAACATAGGTCTGATCTGCTTACCTTTTCTCTTGACGATATAGTGAGTGATCCTATCTAATAATGGAGCATCACTGTGCATGGAGGCCTTGAATTTTTCTTCAAAGACTGCTATATCTGCGGCTATGGGTTTCTTAATCTGATTTATTCCCGGCATTCAGGTTTGAAAATATTTGCAAACTTAACTAAATTCAGTTAATTCTGCTTGAATGAAATTTTAAAATTGAATTAATACGTTTAATGTCTTAAAGCAATGTGCTGAAAGATCTGTTCTGCATGAACCCTGGAATTCTCAATAAACCATTTATGCGTATCCATACCCCCGCAAACTACTCCTGCAAGGTATAAACCCGGCAAATTCGTTTCCATCGTTTCAGGATTATAAGCCGGAGCAGTACCGTATTCACCATCCAGCTTTACACCTAGTTTTTTCAGCATTCCAAAATCAGGCTGGTAACCAGTCATCGCAATCACCCAATCATTCTCCACCGTAATCGTTTCTTCAGGAGTTTTAATAGTCACACTATCTTCAGTAATCGCAAGCACTTCTGAATTGAAATAAGCTTTGATTTCTCCTTCTTTAATCCTGTTTTCGATATCCGGGCGCACCCAGTATTTCACATAAGAGCCGATTTCAGCACCACGGATAACCAAAGTAACCTTTGCGCCTTTCCGGTAAGTTTCCAATGCGGCATCAATACCAGAATTATTTGCACCGATAACTACAACATTCTGAAAAGCGTATAAATGGGGATCTTTATAGTAATGTGCAACCTTAGGCAGATTCTCACCTGGAATATCCATCAAAAGAGGCACATCATAAAAACCTGTCGAAATAATCACATTTTTGGCCCGGTAAGCTCTTTTAGAGGTCTGAACCTCAAATTCACCATTTCCAATTTTACGCACTCCCTCTACCTTTTCAAAAAGATTGATTTGCAAATCAAATTTCTCTGCCACCCGGCGATAATATTCAACCGCTTCGTTCCGGTTTGGCTTAGGGTTGATGCTTACAAATGGCACTTCTCCAATCTCCAGCTTTTGAGAAGTAGAGAAAAAGGTCATAAAAACAGGGTAGTTGTACAGGCTGTTCACCAGTGCACCCTTTTCTACAATAATATATTTAAGTCCCGCCTTTTGGGCTGCTATCCCACAAGCCATCCCAATCGGGCCGGCACCAATGATCAGCACATCATATTCTTCCATCAACAAATCAGGATTTAAGTTCTTTAGCTGGCGCAGAATTATCTGTGCGTTTCAGCCCCGTTGAACGGATTGCAGCATAACCGCCTTTGATATCTACTACGTTCTCTACACCTCTTGCTTTAAGGATGGAAGCAGCGATCATTGACCGGTAACCTCCTGCACAGTGGATATAATAAGTTTCCGAAGGATTGATCTCATTTGTCCAGTCATTGATATAGTCCAGAGGACGGGTCAGCGTGCATTCCAAATGTCCGGCTTCATATTCTCCGGGCTTACGGACATCGAGTACTTTTAAATCCGGATGTGTATGCATCATCTCTTCAAATTCAGCAACAGATACCGAGCCAATAGTCTCTACATCTTTACCCGCAGCAACCCAGGCAGCAATTCCGCCTTCGAGAAAACCAATAGTATGGTCGTAACCCACTCTTGCCAAACGGGTAATAGCCTCTTCCGCTTTTCCTTTTTCTACGATGAGTAATAGCGGTTGCTTCAAATCAGTAATCAATGCGCCTACCCAGGGGGCAAACTGCCCGTTCAGCCCGATATTAATTGAAGATGGGATGAAAGCACTGGCAAAATCCTGCGGATCTCTGGTGTCCAGGATTAATGCACCCATATGATTTACCGTAGCTTCAAATTCTTCTGGCTCCATCGGGATCAATCCCTTTTCCTTAACCTGAGCAAAACTTTCGTAACCATTTTTATTGATAGCTGCGTTCTTCGCAAAATATTGTGGCGGAGGTAAAGTACCTTCCGTTACTTGTTGAATGAAATCATCGCGGTCAGCAGTTTTAAGTGCATAATTAACTTCTTTCTGATGTCCTAAAGTATCAAACGTTTCTTTACTCATATGTTTACCACAGGCAGAACCGGCACCATGAGCCGGATAAACCAGTACGTCATCCGGTAAAGAAAGAATTTTCGCTTGTAGGGAATCATATAAGATGCCAGCCATTTCCTCTGCTGTCTGTGCCCCTTTTTGTACCAGGTCCGGTCTGCCAACATCACCAATAAACAGCGTATCACCTGTAAAAATACAGTAAGGCTTGCCGTCTTTATCACTTAACAAATAAGTAGTAGATTCAGGCGTATGGCCTGGTGTGTGTAAAGTCGTGATCGTTAAATCCCCGATTTTAAATGTTTCCCCGTCCTTAGCGATATGGGAGTCAAAAGTTGTTTGTGCAGTAGGCCCGTAAATAATTTTCGCACCCGAATGCAGGGCAAGATCGACGTGCCCTGAAACGAAATCAGCATGAAAATGTGTTTCAAATATATATTTGATGGTCGCACCGGCCAACTTAGCTTTTTTAAG is a window encoding:
- a CDS encoding SusC/RagA family TonB-linked outer membrane protein, whose protein sequence is MKVFYVMRYCLLLVLTISALAVQAQTGAITGKIIDETGLGLPGASVLVKGQGRSASTDAAGNFKIVGVPNGPVTLTASYIGYSSLDLDVTVKGNTVANFSLKPDAQNLNEVVVIGYGTTQKKDLTGSITTVSSKDFQAGNITSPEQLIAGKVAGVSIVSNGGQPGSGSVIRIRGGASLTASNDPLIVIDGVPFGNNMTVGALSGNVIAGVSNPLSLINPNDIETFTVLKDANATAIYGSRASNGVILITTKKGKSGELSIDFSTVNSYATVAKKVSVLSADQIRDYVNTNGTAAQKALLGTANTDWQNVIYNNAFTTDNNLSISGSFKKVPYRISGGYLDQKGLLRTDRMTRATAGITLNPTFFDNHLKVDLNLKGSLSETRFANTDAVSNAISFDPTQPVYVNNAYGGYYEWIGSTGQLNPNAPKNPLGLIEEKENNGKADRSFGNLRLDYSFHFLPELHFNVNGGYDVSKGYGTVRVPAYAAQSNATLGTATQYEAVQHNKVAEAFFSYVKDLKDIRSNINATAGYGFYENSTTTYNFTDYNAVGNVQKVPVFPFDRQQNRLLSYYGRLVYTFADKYILSGTMRADGSSKFSEAGRWGYFPSAGFTWRAIDESFLKDSKVFSDLKVRLSYGVTGQQDGFGNYTYLPNYYTSVNEAQYQIGNQFYHMFTPIQYDKDLKWETSTTYNAGIDYGLFGGRVYGSVDVYYKKTKDLLSLVPIAVGTNFSNQLLTNVGNMENKGIEASVNVGIIKTDDVKWDMGFNFTYNKNKVTNLSLNPDPNFKVGAGDITGATGTTLKWNAANYNPGSFFVYKQVYNTQGKPVEGVYADLNNDGIVNDQDRYFYKSPAPKFILGFTTSFSYKKLTLSTVLRGNIGNYIYDNVSSNLGVNRNVLSPSGLINNASSTFFDTNFSNNQYLSDYYIHNASFLKMDNAGLAYNFGRLSPNSKANLRITANVQNVFIISKYKGIDPESTTGIDYNLYPRPRTYSLGLNVGF
- a CDS encoding polyprenyl synthetase family protein, translating into MPGINQIKKPIAADIAVFEEKFKASMHSDAPLLDRITHYIVKRKGKQIRPMFVFFAAKLCGGIIESTHRGAALVELLHTATLVHDDVVDNAYERRGFFSINALWKNKIAVLVGDYLLAKGLLLSVNNNEFRLLQIVSEAVKQMSEGELLQIEKVRRMDIGEELYFDVIRQKTASLIASCCACGAASAGADDETIEKMRLFGEKVGIAFQIKDDTFDFGTDDVGKPLGIDIKEKKVTLPLIYALNRADKTEKKKMINLVKNHNDEPAKIQQIIDFVNEKQGVHYANEKMAQYQQEAFDILYTFEESEARTGLEQLVRYTTERKK
- a CDS encoding LacI family DNA-binding transcriptional regulator, coding for MRNINIKELAKALNLSTSTVSRAFRDNSDISKETKDKILAAAKALNYQPNHYASNLREQRSKTIAVIVPELANHFFSQVIHGIEGVARARGYHILIYATDDDYEKEVSFIRHLHNGRADGIIMSVSGEANDHNYLNELNQQRLPLVFFDRVYEDIITPRVITNDYDSSFSAVQHLIKQGCKRIACLVINKNLSIGKTRMQGYLDALEKYNIPFDDRLIVDCTNSYKRNNVILKDMFKKLKPDGVFTSVERLAFATYYACHDLEITIPDQVKVVGFSSLEIAPLLNPSLTTVTQPATAIGMEAASLLFKMLEHPESVNVNEKIVLDSKLMKRNSTAVMTLKKR
- a CDS encoding MBL fold metallo-hydrolase, translated to MKIEQIYTGCLAEAAYYIESNGEAAIIDPLREVQPYLKKAKLAGATIKYIFETHFHADFVSGHVDLALHSGAKIIYGPTAQTTFDSHIAKDGETFKIGDLTITTLHTPGHTPESTTYLLSDKDGKPYCIFTGDTLFIGDVGRPDLVQKGAQTAEEMAGILYDSLQAKILSLPDDVLVYPAHGAGSACGKHMSKETFDTLGHQKEVNYALKTADRDDFIQQVTEGTLPPPQYFAKNAAINKNGYESFAQVKEKGLIPMEPEEFEATVNHMGALILDTRDPQDFASAFIPSSINIGLNGQFAPWVGALITDLKQPLLLIVEKGKAEEAITRLARVGYDHTIGFLEGGIAAWVAAGKDVETIGSVSVAEFEEMMHTHPDLKVLDVRKPGEYEAGHLECTLTRPLDYINDWTNEINPSETYYIHCAGGYRSMIAASILKARGVENVVDIKGGYAAIRSTGLKRTDNSAPAKELKS
- a CDS encoding DUF6266 family protein, producing the protein MVILQEGSLLAGIRGRIGNIVIYQWKNKVCARTLPAKPHKKKVRTIPQQAQNGKMKVLTPFLKNVKPFLRTGFKHIAQERNITANNAAKSVNLLHAVKGEFPNQEMNWDTVLVADGGLLKPENVKVVLTENAFNFTWDEDITATGNPNDRAIILLYNKNFGRVHANYSGAQREELKHTFPMKPGYIKNNTYEVFIAFKDIMSDEVSKSVYCGRFTN
- a CDS encoding M20/M25/M40 family metallo-hydrolase codes for the protein MKILFSLFFAGLAVSVHAQDNFGKAFSQINADVQEHSKAYGTLKSATETIGHRLTGSANGAKAEAYAFNLFKSYGYDVRYQPFEVESWSRISNETKVGNGAGSLKVVPSVALAHSPVKSAVSAGLVDLGNGLESDYAKDAGLVKGKIALVYLGVLPGSPAGTASLHRSEKTALAISHGAVGIIIINGVKGGVLLTGTASVTGKLISIPAVCIGLEDGMRLKEELKSKPQFASLTMTNFSGMIKARNVIATLKGDSLPDEKILVGGHLDSWDLATGAIDNGIGSFAVMDMARSFKALKLKTKRTVEFILFMGEEQGLLGSKAYIAQAEKKGDLGKVKFMLNYDMTNDPKGFATSRAEMKGLFTSWGEEIVKIDTGFKNVFVFGAWLHSDHQPFMLEGIPTGGGAGGELPNHSGQFYHSDGDSFKLVDEQGLKNTVRFSAMLTYGLANTGVLPVGKQSDEDLKGFLRANKLEEPLRIAGEWKWDK
- a CDS encoding VOC family protein; amino-acid sequence: MKKVTGFGGVFFKCDDPKGMNEWYAKNLGLATGEYGTTFEWRDADDPSKKGSTTWSTFPQDTKYFNPSTKPFMINYRVENLVELVAELKKENVTIVDEIAEYDYGKFVHVIDPEGNVIELWEPIDDAK
- a CDS encoding YpdA family putative bacillithiol disulfide reductase; the encoded protein is MEEYDVLIIGAGPIGMACGIAAQKAGLKYIIVEKGALVNSLYNYPVFMTFFSTSQKLEIGEVPFVSINPKPNRNEAVEYYRRVAEKFDLQINLFEKVEGVRKIGNGEFEVQTSKRAYRAKNVIISTGFYDVPLLMDIPGENLPKVAHYYKDPHLYAFQNVVVIGANNSGIDAALETYRKGAKVTLVIRGAEIGSYVKYWVRPDIENRIKEGEIKAYFNSEVLAITEDSVTIKTPEETITVENDWVIAMTGYQPDFGMLKKLGVKLDGEYGTAPAYNPETMETNLPGLYLAGVVCGGMDTHKWFIENSRVHAEQIFQHIALRH